One window of the Mycoplasmopsis anatis genome contains the following:
- a CDS encoding ABC transporter permease — MFSKIKERLFNTDNKRGWLISPYLLIALLLIILPIILIIVSAFAPLKTPNGSTSDNWELLKTYSTWSIIFRSLRIGIVSSILCLVVGFPYAYFVSSSKSKIFKIYAISLILSPMAIFTIARIYSIRTLFLNIIDPNNVDSLNSEWFLVFGLFYLNLPLMIMPLYTVLKDMPRNIIEASSDMGYNTFKTVFKVIIPYSLKAILSGYSMIFLSTATTFLVSTKLLPDGTQNQMVGDLINITINPGNKYDLAKGSSLVIVVSFIFIGIYSIIIIAPKIIFRFKRGFTYE; from the coding sequence ATGTTTTCAAAAATTAAAGAAAGATTATTCAACACCGATAATAAACGTGGCTGATTAATTAGTCCATACTTATTAATAGCTTTATTACTAATCATCCTTCCGATTATTTTAATTATTGTTAGTGCTTTTGCACCTTTAAAAACACCTAATGGTTCAACCAGCGATAACTGAGAGTTATTAAAAACTTACTCTACTTGAAGTATTATTTTCCGTTCATTAAGAATAGGAATTGTCTCATCAATTCTATGTTTAGTTGTAGGATTCCCTTATGCTTATTTTGTTTCAAGTAGTAAATCAAAAATATTTAAAATTTATGCAATAAGTTTAATTTTAAGTCCTATGGCTATTTTCACAATAGCTAGAATTTATTCAATTAGAACTTTATTCTTGAATATCATCGACCCAAATAATGTTGATAGTCTAAATTCAGAGTGATTTTTGGTTTTTGGATTATTCTATCTTAATTTACCACTTATGATAATGCCACTTTACACAGTTTTAAAAGACATGCCAAGAAATATTATTGAAGCATCAAGTGATATGGGATACAACACTTTTAAAACTGTCTTTAAGGTTATTATTCCATATTCGCTTAAAGCAATCTTAAGTGGTTATAGTATGATATTTTTAAGTACAGCTACTACATTCTTAGTTTCAACTAAATTATTACCTGATGGAACTCAAAATCAAATGGTTGGTGACTTAATCAACATTACAATTAACCCAGGAAATAAATATGATTTAGCTAAAGGATCATCTTTAGTTATTGTAGTTTCATTTATTTTCATAGGTATTTACTCTATTATCATCATTGCACCTAAAATTATTTTTAGATTTAAGAGAGGATTTACATATGAGTAA
- a CDS encoding ABC transporter permease, translating to MSKIWESIKRSYVFIILGFVYIPLVVGAIFTFNKSSDKGTYLTSWSKFTFNNWTTIFNSGRDIALINSIILAALTSIIVITISLISVYAVYRSKSRVLRSSLSVTSNIPLINPDNITAIGLVLVFTLFFGVISSDDEGFFRVVIGHAVMTLPYAIFLMYPRSEKFNNNLFEASMDLGYSKIRSWFKTYFVYMIPSIIMTSVVCCVFSFDDFIITRTTSNTPTLGLKLYEGQFEAWALCFGVIALIIVIFGNAIYIGIKNKHIKRSKKTWLKKIIIKDKQKGNFENTVELNLRGGEMDV from the coding sequence ATGAGTAAAATTTGAGAATCAATTAAACGAAGTTATGTATTTATAATTTTAGGTTTTGTATACATTCCTCTTGTAGTGGGAGCAATTTTTACATTTAATAAAAGCAGTGATAAAGGAACTTACTTAACTTCCTGATCTAAATTTACATTTAATAATTGAACAACTATTTTTAACTCAGGTAGAGATATAGCTTTAATTAATTCTATAATCTTAGCAGCACTAACATCAATTATAGTTATTACAATATCTTTAATTTCTGTTTATGCTGTATATCGTTCAAAGAGTAGAGTACTAAGAAGTTCATTAAGTGTAACTTCTAATATTCCACTTATTAACCCAGATAATATTACAGCCATTGGCTTAGTTCTAGTATTTACTTTATTTTTTGGTGTTATAAGTTCAGATGATGAAGGATTTTTTAGAGTAGTTATCGGTCATGCTGTCATGACACTACCTTATGCAATCTTTTTAATGTATCCAAGAAGTGAAAAATTCAATAACAACTTATTCGAAGCTTCAATGGATTTAGGTTACTCAAAAATAAGATCATGATTTAAAACTTACTTTGTATATATGATTCCCTCTATCATAATGACTTCTGTAGTTTGTTGTGTATTTAGTTTTGATGACTTTATTATCACAAGAACTACTTCAAATACACCAACACTTGGTCTTAAATTATACGAAGGACAATTCGAAGCATGAGCATTATGTTTTGGAGTTATTGCACTAATTATAGTTATTTTTGGTAATGCGATATACATTGGAATCAAAAATAAACACATCAAAAGAAGCAAAAAAACTTGACTTAAAAAAATTATTATCAAAGACAAACAAAAGGGAAATTTTGAAAACACTGTCGAACTAAATTTACGTGGAGGTGAGATGGATGTCTAA